From Roseovarius sp. EL26, the proteins below share one genomic window:
- the ilvN gene encoding acetolactate synthase small subunit, which produces MSALKIKKGANKHSAYNLRPTFSDVVESHTLAVIVDNEPGVLARVIGLFSGRGYNIDSLTVAEVDHTGHMSRITIVTKGTPQIIEQIKAQLGRIVSVHEVHDLTVEGDSVERELALVRVHGSGEQRVEALRLAEIFRAQVVDSTHESFVFELTGAPDKIDAFAELMRPLGLGRIARTGVAALSRGR; this is translated from the coding sequence ATGTCTGCTCTAAAAATCAAAAAAGGCGCGAACAAGCATTCGGCCTATAACCTGCGCCCTACGTTTTCCGACGTGGTTGAATCGCACACATTGGCCGTAATCGTCGACAACGAACCCGGCGTTCTGGCACGTGTGATTGGTCTATTTTCAGGCCGTGGCTATAACATCGATAGCCTGACCGTGGCCGAAGTTGACCATACTGGACACATGTCGCGCATCACGATCGTAACCAAAGGAACGCCACAGATCATCGAACAGATCAAGGCACAGCTTGGGCGGATTGTCTCGGTCCATGAGGTGCATGATCTTACGGTCGAAGGTGATTCAGTTGAACGCGAGCTGGCTTTGGTTCGAGTGCATGGCTCAGGCGAGCAACGGGTCGAAGCGTTGCGTCTCGCCGAGATTTTCAGGGCACAGGTCGTCGATTCAACACATGAAAGCTTTGTGTTCGAGCTGACAGGCGCACCTGATAAGATCGATGCCTTCGCTGAACTAATGCGCCCGCTGGGACTAGGCCGTATCGCCCGGACCGGTGTCGCAGCCCTGTCACGCGGACGTTGA
- a CDS encoding acetolactate synthase 3 large subunit, translating to MTRQMSGAKMVVQTLRDQGVDVVFGYPGGAVLPIYDEIFQQNDIRHVLVRHEQGAVHAAEGYARSTGKPGVVLVTSGPGATNAVTGITDALLDSIPLVVLTGQVPTFMIGNDAFQEADTVGITRPCTKHNWLVKDTGDLSDTLHQAFHVATSGRPGPVVVDIPKDVQFASAEYTPPGKAKTSHYQPPVKGDLETITELVEALETAERPLFYTGGGVINSGTAASQLLRELVEATGIPITSTLMGLGAYPASGKSWLGMLGMHGLYEANMAMHDCDLMINIGARFDDRITGRVDAFSPGSIKAHIDIDPSSINKVIKADIPIVGDVGHVLEDLLKVWKSRGRKVNREGLQQWWAMIEDWKKVNCLAFTQEGKVIRPQHALSRLEALTKDHDRYICTEVGQHQMWAAQYLNFEDPNRWMTSGGLGTMGYGFPASIGAQMAHPESLVINVAGEASWLMNMQEMGTAMQFNLPVKQFILNNERLGMVRQWQELLHGQRYSHSWSESLPDFVKLAEAFGAKGIICSDPADLDDAIMEMINYDGPVIFDCLVEKHENCFPMIPSGEPHNKMLLGEASTEDAIGNTGAVLV from the coding sequence ATGACACGTCAGATGAGCGGAGCGAAAATGGTAGTCCAAACCTTGAGGGATCAGGGTGTGGATGTCGTGTTCGGATACCCCGGTGGCGCCGTGCTACCGATTTATGACGAAATCTTTCAGCAAAACGATATTCGCCACGTACTTGTCCGCCACGAACAAGGTGCGGTTCATGCCGCTGAAGGGTATGCCCGTTCAACAGGCAAGCCCGGTGTTGTTCTAGTGACATCCGGTCCAGGGGCGACCAATGCCGTGACCGGCATCACCGATGCGTTGCTTGATTCCATCCCGCTAGTAGTTTTGACCGGGCAGGTTCCGACCTTCATGATCGGCAACGATGCCTTTCAGGAAGCCGACACAGTTGGCATCACCCGCCCTTGCACCAAGCACAACTGGCTGGTCAAAGACACCGGTGATCTGTCGGACACTCTGCATCAGGCGTTCCACGTTGCCACCTCTGGCCGCCCCGGCCCGGTTGTTGTCGACATCCCCAAGGATGTTCAGTTCGCCAGCGCCGAATACACCCCTCCCGGCAAGGCTAAAACCAGTCATTATCAACCTCCTGTCAAAGGCGATCTGGAAACGATCACCGAACTGGTTGAGGCGCTGGAAACTGCTGAGCGCCCCCTGTTTTACACAGGTGGTGGCGTGATCAATTCCGGCACAGCCGCAAGCCAGCTTTTACGTGAGTTGGTTGAGGCCACAGGTATTCCGATTACCTCAACCCTGATGGGCCTGGGCGCTTATCCAGCCTCGGGCAAAAGCTGGTTGGGCATGCTGGGTATGCACGGTCTTTATGAGGCCAACATGGCCATGCATGACTGCGATCTGATGATTAACATCGGTGCGCGTTTTGATGACCGGATCACCGGGCGCGTCGATGCGTTCAGCCCGGGTTCAATCAAGGCGCACATCGATATCGATCCATCCTCGATCAACAAGGTAATCAAGGCGGACATTCCAATTGTGGGCGATGTAGGTCACGTGTTGGAAGACCTGCTCAAGGTTTGGAAATCGCGTGGCCGCAAGGTCAACCGCGAAGGTCTGCAGCAATGGTGGGCGATGATCGAAGACTGGAAAAAGGTCAACTGTCTGGCATTCACTCAAGAAGGCAAAGTCATCCGGCCACAGCATGCGCTGTCCCGACTTGAAGCTCTGACTAAAGATCACGATCGCTATATCTGCACCGAAGTTGGCCAACACCAGATGTGGGCGGCGCAATATCTGAACTTCGAGGACCCAAACCGCTGGATGACCTCGGGTGGCTTGGGCACTATGGGCTATGGCTTCCCGGCCTCAATCGGTGCGCAGATGGCACACCCGGAATCATTGGTTATCAACGTGGCAGGCGAGGCCTCGTGGCTGATGAACATGCAGGAAATGGGCACAGCGATGCAGTTCAATCTGCCGGTGAAACAGTTCATTCTTAACAATGAACGCCTTGGCATGGTACGCCAGTGGCAAGAGCTGCTGCATGGACAGCGCTATTCGCACAGCTGGTCAGAATCTCTGCCCGACTTTGTGAAACTCGCCGAAGCGTTTGGCGCCAAAGGCATCATCTGCTCAGATCCGGCGGATCTGGATGACGCAATCATGGAAATGATCAACTACGACGGGCCCGTGATTTTCGACTGTCTGGTTGAAAAGCATGAAAACTGCTTCCCGATGATCCCATCAGGTGAGCCACATAACAAAATGTTGCTGGGTGAAGCATCAACCGAAGACGCAATCGGAAATACTGGCGCGGTGCTTGTGTAA
- a CDS encoding ABC transporter substrate-binding protein, translated as MRLLITMTIAMTFVAQLVLAQSDSVFRQAHDVGKGDRSSLDPISQGRVLQVTEKIMNRLARPDSDGLPQPDLATEWYTNKDGTVWTIRLRDGVRFHDGSTFDASDVVYTFNRTLDPATNSPAQSLLKMMTNIDAPDDLTVRFSLKSTFADLPLLLMDPRLRIIPDGSGGKIAQTGIGTGPFMVEKFDPDGITQLVANPDYWEGAPYIERMEIIGVPDSQARLQAFLAGQLDMERGILPLLRRALSKSDRYIIQDIPTGNWSGFVFRTDIAPFTDARVRRAIRLAVDREELLKLALDGGGTISCDTPVAPDDQYRATMSCPQDIGAARALLAEAGYPYGINVDLHISTIDQAWSAMAVAFQQQVAKAGINVNIVKASADGYWTEIWKNKDGFATSWSARPADQVLNEAYHSNANGNESYYRDPNFELMLLAARKELNFEARRHLYIRAQEHLADTSGTLIPFHRSQLVGLSKRVRDLDPVRSDVIRWHMVKLIDHEAEVN; from the coding sequence ATGCGCCTGCTGATCACCATGACTATCGCCATGACGTTTGTGGCACAGCTTGTCTTAGCTCAATCTGACAGCGTCTTCCGGCAGGCTCATGATGTTGGCAAAGGAGATCGATCCAGCCTTGATCCAATCTCACAAGGCCGGGTGTTGCAAGTTACGGAAAAGATCATGAACCGGCTGGCCCGCCCCGACTCTGATGGCCTGCCGCAGCCGGACCTTGCGACCGAATGGTACACCAACAAAGACGGCACAGTTTGGACCATAAGGCTGCGTGATGGCGTGCGGTTCCACGATGGCAGTACATTTGATGCTAGCGATGTAGTTTATACTTTTAATCGCACGCTTGACCCTGCCACCAATAGCCCCGCTCAATCATTGCTCAAAATGATGACCAATATCGATGCACCGGACGATCTGACGGTTCGTTTTAGCCTGAAATCAACTTTTGCCGATCTTCCTCTTTTACTGATGGACCCCAGATTACGGATTATCCCTGATGGCTCTGGCGGAAAAATCGCCCAAACCGGTATCGGCACCGGTCCTTTCATGGTCGAAAAGTTTGACCCTGACGGTATCACACAACTTGTGGCCAATCCCGACTACTGGGAGGGCGCGCCCTACATTGAACGCATGGAAATTATAGGTGTGCCGGATTCCCAGGCGCGGTTGCAGGCATTTTTGGCCGGACAGCTGGATATGGAACGTGGCATTTTGCCCCTACTTCGCCGTGCTTTGTCAAAATCAGACCGTTACATCATTCAAGACATTCCCACCGGCAACTGGTCAGGCTTTGTCTTTCGAACTGATATCGCGCCCTTTACCGATGCCCGTGTCCGCCGCGCGATCCGTTTGGCAGTTGATCGTGAGGAGCTGTTGAAACTGGCATTGGACGGGGGGGGCACAATATCCTGCGACACCCCCGTTGCCCCAGATGACCAGTACCGCGCCACGATGAGCTGCCCACAGGATATCGGAGCTGCGCGGGCATTGCTGGCCGAGGCAGGCTATCCCTATGGCATCAATGTTGACCTGCATATATCGACGATAGATCAAGCTTGGTCAGCGATGGCCGTTGCCTTTCAGCAGCAAGTTGCCAAGGCAGGTATTAACGTCAACATCGTTAAGGCCTCTGCCGATGGATACTGGACAGAGATCTGGAAAAACAAGGATGGTTTCGCCACCAGTTGGTCCGCCCGCCCCGCAGATCAGGTGCTGAATGAAGCCTATCATTCAAACGCCAACGGCAATGAAAGCTATTACCGTGACCCAAACTTTGAGCTGATGTTACTGGCCGCTCGCAAAGAGCTGAATTTTGAGGCTCGGCGACACCTGTACATTCGCGCGCAAGAACATCTAGCCGACACCTCGGGAACACTTATTCCCTTTCACCGCAGTCAGCTAGTGGGCCTGTCAAAACGCGTGCGGGACTTGGATCCGGTGCGCAGCGATGTGATCCGCTGGCATATGGTCAAGCTGATTGATCATGAGGCAGAGGTAAACTAG
- a CDS encoding glycosyltransferase, whose translation MKYSIVIPVFNSGSKIVTTIESLLQQASVLKGADSVHVIVVDGASTDDTLEHVRAFDDPRIDIISEPDNGMYDALAKGLAKISESDVTSYLPAGERYDRYTFEIVSMVFGKYEKIKWLTGRAIARNCFGHIHDGRLRHPFHRNLIDCGMYGTRLDAIQQESTLWRSSEDFQIDLERLKTFKLAGDYFLWKSLAKQNELHVVNAHLGSFTFEGDQLSQQVPGAYRAEMRTIRRKPTVLERLHGLVLRKREKRTLPKPSASRMVTFHLDSEEWVLND comes from the coding sequence ATGAAGTATTCAATCGTCATTCCCGTTTTCAACTCTGGTTCGAAGATTGTCACTACGATCGAAAGCCTGCTACAGCAGGCTTCGGTCCTCAAGGGCGCAGACAGTGTTCATGTGATCGTTGTCGACGGTGCATCAACCGATGATACGCTTGAACATGTCCGCGCGTTTGATGACCCTCGCATCGATATTATATCAGAACCAGACAACGGCATGTACGACGCTTTGGCCAAGGGCTTGGCGAAGATATCCGAAAGCGACGTAACAAGTTATTTGCCCGCTGGCGAACGGTATGATCGCTATACCTTCGAAATCGTTTCGATGGTGTTTGGCAAATACGAGAAAATCAAGTGGCTGACAGGTCGCGCCATTGCACGAAACTGCTTTGGGCATATTCACGATGGTCGCCTGCGCCACCCTTTCCATCGCAACCTGATTGACTGCGGCATGTACGGCACGCGGCTGGATGCTATTCAACAAGAAAGCACTCTTTGGCGTTCTAGTGAGGATTTTCAGATTGATCTTGAGCGCCTTAAGACATTCAAACTGGCCGGTGATTATTTTCTATGGAAATCACTCGCAAAACAAAATGAACTTCACGTTGTGAACGCTCACCTAGGATCATTCACGTTTGAGGGTGATCAATTATCTCAGCAGGTTCCTGGTGCCTATCGCGCAGAAATGCGCACGATACGACGAAAACCAACAGTGCTGGAACGCCTGCACGGTTTGGTACTGCGCAAACGCGAAAAACGGACCCTGCCAAAGCCTTCTGCAAGCCGCATGGTGACATTTCATCTCGATTCTGAAGAGTGGGTCCTGAACGACTAA
- a CDS encoding ornithine cyclodeaminase, with the protein MLQPSDKALVPFVSVDDMMKLVHHIGIEPMLTGIAEYIEADFRRWELFDKTPRIASHSKEGVIELMPTSDGEVYGFKYVNGHPKNTKDGLQTVTAFGLLADVNTGYPVLLTEMTVLTALRTAATSAMVAKYLAPKGSTTMAMIGNGAQSEFQSLAMKAICGIDSVRLYDIDPAATDKAARNLAGMGLNVVKCTSAEASMEGAQIITTCTADKQCATILTDNMIGSGVHINAIGGDCPGKTELAPAILHRSDIFVEFPEQTRIEGEIQQMADDHPVTEMWEVISGKTQGRTSAEQITLFDSVGFAIEDFSALRYVRDHIKGTGLFIDLDLLADPDDPRDLFGMVQRAEP; encoded by the coding sequence ATGTTGCAACCTTCAGACAAAGCCCTCGTTCCCTTTGTATCCGTCGACGACATGATGAAGCTGGTCCACCACATCGGTATTGAGCCGATGCTGACAGGGATTGCCGAATATATCGAAGCCGACTTTCGTCGGTGGGAGCTATTCGACAAAACCCCACGTATCGCCAGCCATTCAAAGGAAGGCGTGATTGAGCTAATGCCAACTTCGGATGGCGAGGTTTATGGCTTTAAATACGTCAACGGCCACCCCAAGAATACCAAAGACGGGCTACAAACCGTCACCGCATTCGGCCTGTTGGCAGATGTAAATACCGGCTATCCTGTGTTGCTAACCGAAATGACCGTTCTGACCGCACTGCGCACAGCGGCCACCTCGGCCATGGTGGCCAAATACTTGGCACCGAAAGGTTCGACCACCATGGCGATGATCGGCAATGGCGCACAATCGGAATTCCAAAGCCTCGCGATGAAGGCGATCTGTGGCATCGATAGCGTCCGCCTGTATGACATAGACCCAGCCGCAACAGACAAAGCCGCCCGCAATCTGGCCGGTATGGGGTTGAACGTTGTGAAATGCACATCGGCCGAAGCCTCGATGGAAGGCGCACAGATCATCACCACCTGCACCGCCGATAAGCAGTGCGCCACAATTCTGACCGACAACATGATTGGATCAGGCGTCCACATCAATGCCATCGGCGGCGATTGCCCCGGCAAAACCGAACTGGCACCGGCGATCTTGCACCGCAGCGATATTTTTGTGGAGTTCCCTGAGCAAACTCGTATCGAGGGTGAGATTCAGCAGATGGCAGATGATCACCCCGTTACAGAGATGTGGGAAGTAATTTCTGGCAAAACCCAAGGCCGCACCAGCGCCGAGCAGATCACACTGTTCGACAGCGTCGGATTTGCTATCGAAGATTTCAGTGCTCTGCGTTATGTCCGCGATCATATCAAAGGCACAGGGCTGTTCATCGATCTGGACCTTTTGGCCGATCCAGATGACCCGCGTGATCTGTTTGGGATGGTTCAGCGCGCTGAGCCCTGA
- the ctlX gene encoding citrulline utilization hydrolase CtlX has translation MSIQAPSSVVMIRPDQFHPNPQTAGDNVFQTELDTDAVTIAARAQSEFDQAVETLREAGIEVHVFQDHGADTPDSVFPNNWFSTHAGGSIAIYPMYAQNRRRERRADVIELLKRDYRVQEVIDYSGLEPDGLYLEGTGAMVIDHLTRVAYVARSHRADPILLERFCTQFGYEPVVFDAVDQNGVPVYHTNVLMAIGTKIVMISLEMIPDTNRRAEIARRLREPDREIIDLTPAQIHAFAGNAIELSSPEGRVLALSQCAFDALTTNQINQLERSVRLLHLSIPTLESAGGSVRCMLAGIHLSKRTH, from the coding sequence ATGAGCATTCAAGCCCCTTCCAGCGTGGTTATGATTCGTCCAGATCAATTCCACCCAAACCCTCAAACCGCTGGCGACAACGTCTTTCAAACCGAATTGGACACTGATGCCGTCACCATCGCCGCACGGGCACAAAGCGAGTTTGATCAAGCAGTTGAAACACTGCGAGAGGCTGGCATCGAGGTCCATGTTTTTCAAGATCACGGCGCTGATACGCCGGATTCTGTTTTTCCGAACAACTGGTTCTCCACTCACGCTGGCGGATCAATCGCAATTTACCCGATGTATGCCCAGAACCGCCGCCGCGAGCGTCGCGCCGATGTGATCGAGCTGCTTAAACGCGATTACCGTGTACAGGAAGTCATCGACTATTCCGGGCTGGAACCCGATGGCCTTTATCTCGAAGGCACCGGTGCCATGGTGATCGATCATCTGACGCGCGTGGCTTATGTCGCGCGCTCTCATCGGGCTGATCCGATTTTGCTGGAACGGTTTTGCACCCAATTTGGCTACGAGCCGGTCGTGTTCGATGCAGTCGATCAGAATGGCGTACCAGTCTATCACACCAACGTTTTGATGGCGATTGGCACAAAGATCGTGATGATCAGCCTTGAAATGATCCCAGATACAAATCGTCGCGCAGAAATCGCAAGGCGCCTGCGCGAACCAGATCGCGAAATCATTGACCTAACGCCTGCACAAATCCATGCTTTTGCCGGTAACGCTATTGAGCTGTCCTCGCCCGAAGGCCGGGTTCTGGCACTATCACAATGTGCGTTTGACGCCCTGACCACCAATCAGATCAACCAGCTGGAAAGGTCGGTCCGGCTACTCCACTTATCTATCCCTACACTGGAAAGTGCAGGCGGCTCGGTGCGCTGTATGCTCGCCGGCATCCACCTTTCCAAGCGCACCCATTAA
- the rocF gene encoding arginase — translation MPPHSCILIGAPVDSGKRRRGCIMGPDAYRVAGLSETLSELGYRVEDWGNLAATENSNAKNLPDHIHAGEETIGWTNALINSAEAAMDQGLPIFLGGDHSLSLGSVAGVANHAAKSERPQFVLWLDAHSDFHTPQSTASGNLHGTPLGYVTGREGFFGFPEVTNPIPQENICIIGLRSVDQAEREALQSTDIRYHDMRQIDEHGIARPLTTFLEHVAQQNGALHVSLDVDFLDPSFAPAVGTTVPGGATVREAHLVMEMISDSGLMTSLDLVELNPFLDERGKTAQVMVDLTASAFGRRVFDRPTRAFT, via the coding sequence ATGCCCCCCCATTCCTGCATTCTGATTGGCGCACCCGTCGACAGCGGCAAACGCCGCCGTGGCTGTATCATGGGACCAGATGCCTACCGTGTTGCAGGCCTGTCCGAAACATTGTCCGAGCTCGGCTACCGTGTCGAGGATTGGGGCAACCTTGCCGCCACTGAAAATTCAAACGCAAAAAATCTGCCAGATCATATTCACGCCGGAGAAGAGACCATCGGCTGGACCAACGCATTGATTAACAGTGCCGAGGCCGCGATGGACCAGGGTCTGCCAATCTTTCTGGGCGGCGATCACAGCCTTTCACTTGGCTCCGTAGCCGGAGTGGCTAATCACGCAGCTAAATCTGAACGCCCGCAGTTTGTACTTTGGCTGGATGCACATAGTGACTTCCACACCCCTCAATCAACCGCCTCGGGCAACCTGCACGGCACGCCACTGGGCTATGTAACTGGTCGAGAAGGATTTTTTGGCTTCCCAGAAGTGACGAACCCGATTCCACAAGAAAACATCTGCATCATCGGTTTACGTTCTGTTGATCAGGCCGAACGCGAAGCCCTGCAAAGCACAGACATTCGCTATCACGACATGCGCCAGATTGATGAACATGGCATTGCTCGGCCTCTGACAACGTTTCTGGAGCACGTTGCCCAACAAAATGGCGCGTTACATGTGTCTTTGGACGTCGATTTTCTTGACCCATCTTTCGCCCCTGCAGTCGGCACAACCGTACCTGGCGGTGCAACTGTACGAGAAGCGCATCTGGTTATGGAAATGATCAGCGACAGCGGCTTGATGACTTCTCTTGATCTGGTCGAACTCAACCCTTTCCTTGATGAGCGTGGAAAAACCGCACAGGTGATGGTCGATCTGACAGCCTCGGCCTTTGGCCGCCGCGTCTTTGACCGCCCGACAAGAGCCTTCACATGA
- a CDS encoding Lrp/AsnC family transcriptional regulator encodes MDDTDQQLISALRHNARASLSDLAITLGVSRTTVRGRIERLKQNGEIVGFTVVLKGETALDPVRGLMSLGIEGRGMERILRQLNGLREVRAIHTTNGRWDLIVEIGTATLEHLDKILAQIRKFDGIASSETSLLLSTRKSSTG; translated from the coding sequence ATGGACGATACTGACCAGCAGCTTATCTCAGCACTTCGGCACAATGCGCGGGCTTCTTTGTCTGATCTGGCCATAACGCTGGGAGTGTCGCGGACCACTGTGCGCGGGCGGATTGAGCGACTTAAACAAAATGGTGAGATCGTAGGGTTTACCGTTGTTTTGAAGGGCGAAACCGCGTTGGATCCGGTGCGCGGTTTGATGTCGTTGGGAATTGAAGGGCGCGGAATGGAGAGAATATTGAGGCAACTCAATGGCCTGCGAGAGGTGCGGGCGATTCATACCACCAACGGGCGCTGGGATCTGATCGTCGAGATTGGAACGGCAACACTGGAGCATCTGGATAAGATTCTCGCGCAGATCCGCAAGTTTGACGGGATCGCCAGCTCGGAAACCAGCCTGCTGCTGAGCACACGCAAATCTTCGACTGGTTAG
- a CDS encoding helix-turn-helix domain-containing protein yields MAHDASLFARKLKDWRARNGTHGRVTQEGLAEILGVSIEAISKYERSLSFIRGDLEHRLNERLGWASPDILACRTDWEARHSSPSDNNTYHLLDDHSVNTAFDGSWKTAARASIEFADDVLGHVPPQFAANESIFGPIYEVHRDHWCAVMCNGQMVAKWALPFLIPEDEARFRSGELVETELSLDRIHRPILPGTYFGYCPILAVGPGHQAATTLLLSSFIDFLETEARRGVLLHGIGTISCSAGGEQICRDLGMVHLRNHQTEPTYGVWELTGVGIANSIFARRSPFLRQCYCDEFGT; encoded by the coding sequence ATGGCCCATGACGCATCTCTCTTTGCCCGCAAACTAAAAGATTGGCGCGCACGCAATGGCACCCACGGGCGTGTCACACAAGAAGGTCTGGCCGAGATTTTAGGGGTGAGCATCGAAGCGATCAGCAAATACGAGCGCTCGCTCTCTTTCATTCGCGGTGATCTTGAACACAGACTAAACGAACGGCTTGGTTGGGCATCTCCCGACATTCTGGCCTGCCGTACAGATTGGGAGGCGCGTCACTCTTCTCCATCAGACAACAACACCTACCACTTACTTGATGATCATTCGGTGAATACGGCGTTTGATGGCTCGTGGAAAACGGCAGCACGTGCCTCAATCGAATTTGCGGATGACGTTTTGGGGCATGTTCCACCCCAGTTTGCGGCCAACGAAAGTATCTTCGGGCCGATCTACGAGGTTCACCGTGATCACTGGTGTGCCGTCATGTGTAATGGCCAGATGGTGGCTAAATGGGCCCTGCCTTTTCTCATCCCCGAAGACGAAGCCCGCTTCCGCTCAGGCGAACTGGTTGAAACCGAGCTTTCGCTTGACCGCATTCACCGTCCTATTCTGCCCGGCACTTACTTTGGCTACTGCCCCATTCTCGCCGTTGGTCCAGGCCATCAAGCCGCCACGACCCTATTGCTGTCATCTTTCATCGATTTTCTGGAGACCGAAGCCCGCCGTGGCGTCTTACTGCATGGTATTGGAACGATCTCCTGTTCTGCCGGAGGTGAACAGATCTGCCGCGATCTAGGCATGGTTCATTTGCGCAATCACCAAACTGAGCCGACTTATGGAGTGTGGGAGCTAACCGGGGTCGGAATTGCCAACTCCATCTTCGCCCGCCGCAGCCCCTTCTTAAGGCAATGCTACTGCGATGAGTTCGGCACCTGA
- a CDS encoding YafY family protein encodes MARANSYDRLRRLELLAAHLKQEGFSTIKELAESHDVSERTISRDLQLMRDQGLPIDSDRGRGGGVRLDRHWGIGRLNLSYPEAVDLLISISVAEQMKSPIFLANLASIRRQLIASFSAEKRERVDRLKSRILIGETASTFVQGSVVLADGKAVQKLHQGFLDQTNVSIRYKDDDKITTREIEAHYLLLNYPIWYVLAVDHLRDAMRTFRCDRVLSAELTDTKFQVLSKTSFAQSLEGNKLLK; translated from the coding sequence ATGGCGCGCGCAAATTCATATGATCGGCTCAGACGGCTTGAACTTTTGGCAGCACACCTCAAGCAAGAAGGGTTCAGCACCATCAAGGAGCTGGCTGAATCCCATGATGTAAGCGAGCGCACAATCTCACGCGATTTGCAGCTGATGCGAGACCAGGGCCTCCCAATTGACTCGGATCGCGGACGCGGTGGCGGCGTTCGGCTGGATCGTCACTGGGGCATCGGGCGCCTCAACTTGAGCTACCCTGAAGCGGTCGACCTTCTAATCAGCATTTCCGTTGCCGAGCAGATGAAGTCACCGATTTTCCTTGCGAACCTAGCATCCATCAGACGGCAACTCATCGCCTCATTCTCGGCGGAGAAAAGGGAGAGAGTTGATCGGCTAAAGTCTCGAATACTGATCGGCGAGACGGCTTCGACCTTCGTTCAAGGGTCAGTTGTTTTGGCCGATGGTAAGGCGGTCCAGAAACTGCACCAGGGTTTTCTCGATCAGACAAACGTGAGTATCCGCTATAAGGACGACGATAAGATCACCACCCGCGAGATAGAAGCGCATTACCTTCTACTGAACTATCCGATCTGGTATGTGCTTGCCGTCGATCACCTCCGCGACGCTATGCGAACATTCCGTTGCGATCGGGTCCTAAGCGCTGAGCTCACCGACACGAAGTTTCAGGTTTTGTCGAAGACAAGCTTCGCCCAGTCCTTGGAGGGGAACAAACTGCTGAAATAG
- a CDS encoding universal stress protein produces MFKNIVVGIDGSDSAEHALRVACDMAQKYASEIHLIHTPQPQTVAFAMGAVPGYHVATTMPSPKEVEDAGNKILETGKAVAKTCNIDVTQAHLKNGDPADHITNYAENCGADLIVTGRRGLGNVGALLQGSTSQAINHKAKCACLSVA; encoded by the coding sequence ATGTTCAAGAATATTGTCGTTGGAATCGACGGATCGGACTCTGCGGAACATGCGCTGCGTGTCGCCTGTGACATGGCACAGAAATACGCGTCTGAGATCCACCTGATCCATACCCCCCAACCCCAAACAGTCGCATTTGCGATGGGTGCTGTGCCGGGCTACCACGTTGCCACGACCATGCCATCGCCAAAAGAGGTCGAGGATGCAGGAAACAAAATTCTTGAAACTGGCAAAGCCGTCGCAAAAACCTGCAATATCGACGTTACGCAGGCACATCTGAAAAATGGTGACCCCGCCGACCACATTACAAATTATGCCGAAAACTGCGGCGCAGACCTGATTGTCACCGGTCGCCGTGGTCTGGGAAACGTCGGCGCACTCCTGCAAGGCAGCACATCGCAAGCCATCAACCACAAGGCCAAATGCGCCTGTCTTTCGGTGGCTTGA
- a CDS encoding universal stress protein: MFKTIVVGIDGSEISDNALRVACELAQKFAAEIHLIHVPQPQTVAFAMGALTGYHTATSMPTSDEVKTAGNKILDAGKAIAKTGGVDIAQAHLKSGDPANQITEYAEACEADLIVTGRRGLGSLGALIQGSTSQAVNHKAKCACLSVT; encoded by the coding sequence ATGTTCAAGACCATTGTCGTCGGAATTGACGGATCAGAAATCTCAGACAATGCGCTGCGCGTCGCCTGTGAACTAGCGCAAAAATTTGCGGCCGAAATCCACCTGATCCATGTCCCACAACCACAAACAGTTGCATTTGCGATGGGCGCGCTGACTGGCTATCACACAGCAACATCCATGCCCACCTCGGACGAGGTCAAAACCGCAGGTAACAAGATTTTGGATGCAGGAAAGGCCATTGCAAAGACCGGCGGTGTCGACATTGCGCAAGCACATTTAAAATCTGGTGACCCAGCCAACCAGATCACCGAATATGCCGAGGCCTGCGAGGCCGACCTGATCGTTACCGGCCGGCGTGGTTTGGGCAGTCTTGGCGCCCTCATCCAAGGCAGCACCTCACAAGCCGTCAATCACAAGGCCAAATGCGCCTGTCTTTCGGTGACCTGA